The following are encoded together in the Gemmatimonadota bacterium genome:
- a CDS encoding DPP IV N-terminal domain-containing protein, with protein MPHRTPRLTPGIALVIAALATAGVPHRATAQPTRGDYARAEQLLPWNVQDLIVDDAVRPRWLPGDRFWYRNRSAKGWEFLVVDMATGVRRPAFDHVRLASALSLAADTTYDATKLPFQGIAWVDGERAIRFSVARKRSWTCDVTTYACTGPDTLPVDRPNEVKSPDGKWVAFERGGNLFVRAIAGGEERQFTTDGNGDWGYGLANIGCCTQVTVTRNRTELRPILSWSPDSKRLVTTKFDQRNVRLMHLLETKNPGPVLHSYRYALPGDSVIPRFDLHVFDVTSGKGVKIGWPTMDAVNTTCCWFTTDTVLKDVKWGPTGDRLFFTAPKRGNHELTLVSADPSSGSARAILKESGKTYVETNQFSGGVPNWRPLAGGNEVVWWSERDGWGHLYLVDASTGAIKHRITSGDWLVADLLWIDETMRWAYFTAVGREPGRDPYFRHLYRAKLDGSAVQLLTPEDADHDISVAPGGKFVVDNVARPDQPSVTILRRIDGTVVKQLQAADISRLVAAGWRPPQSFTARARDGVTELRGLLWRPRHVDSTTRHPIIDYIYPGPQVGSVGSRQFAGRSASNGAALSELGFYVVQVDAMGTPGRSKPFHDAYYGNMTDNGIPDQVTAIKQLAGRIPQIDLDKVGIFGHSGGGFSSTDAILTYPDFFKVAVSSAGNHDNRSYDFTWGEKYQGLLKKLSDSTDSFDSQSNWRKAKNLQGRLLLAYGTLDDNVHPVATQLVIDELIKANKDFDLLVMPNRNHGFAGEPYMVRRTWDYFVRNLMGAEPPAGFEIKRPTP; from the coding sequence ATGCCACATCGTACTCCACGCCTGACGCCTGGCATCGCCCTGGTCATCGCAGCGCTGGCGACGGCCGGGGTGCCGCACCGCGCGACTGCACAACCCACTCGCGGCGACTACGCGCGGGCCGAGCAGCTCCTCCCCTGGAACGTGCAGGACCTCATCGTCGACGATGCCGTGCGACCGCGGTGGCTGCCAGGCGATCGTTTCTGGTACCGCAATCGCAGCGCGAAGGGGTGGGAGTTCCTCGTGGTCGATATGGCGACTGGCGTCAGGCGCCCTGCCTTTGACCACGTGCGCCTGGCCTCCGCGCTTTCGCTGGCGGCCGACACCACGTACGACGCCACCAAGCTCCCCTTCCAGGGCATTGCCTGGGTCGACGGTGAGCGCGCGATACGCTTCAGCGTCGCGCGAAAGAGGAGCTGGACGTGCGATGTGACGACCTATGCGTGCACGGGGCCTGACACGCTTCCCGTCGATCGACCGAACGAGGTGAAGTCGCCGGACGGGAAGTGGGTCGCCTTCGAGCGCGGCGGAAACCTGTTCGTGCGCGCGATCGCCGGTGGGGAGGAGCGGCAGTTCACCACGGATGGGAATGGCGACTGGGGATACGGGCTCGCGAACATCGGCTGCTGCACGCAGGTGACGGTGACGCGCAATCGCACGGAGCTTCGCCCCATCCTGTCGTGGTCGCCCGACTCGAAGCGCCTGGTGACGACGAAGTTCGACCAGCGGAACGTGCGGCTGATGCACCTGCTGGAGACGAAGAATCCCGGCCCGGTGCTGCACTCCTATCGTTATGCATTGCCCGGGGATTCGGTGATCCCGCGCTTCGACCTGCACGTCTTCGACGTCACGTCGGGGAAGGGGGTCAAGATCGGCTGGCCGACGATGGATGCGGTGAACACGACGTGTTGCTGGTTCACGACCGACACGGTGCTGAAGGACGTGAAGTGGGGGCCGACGGGCGACCGGCTCTTCTTCACGGCTCCCAAGCGCGGCAACCATGAACTCACGCTGGTGAGCGCCGATCCATCGTCAGGTTCGGCGCGCGCGATCCTCAAGGAGAGCGGCAAGACCTACGTCGAGACCAACCAGTTCTCCGGCGGCGTCCCCAACTGGCGACCGCTCGCCGGCGGCAACGAGGTCGTGTGGTGGTCGGAGCGAGACGGGTGGGGGCACCTCTACCTGGTCGACGCTTCGACCGGTGCGATCAAGCACCGCATCACGAGTGGCGACTGGCTGGTCGCCGACCTGCTGTGGATCGACGAGACGATGCGGTGGGCCTACTTCACGGCGGTCGGACGCGAGCCTGGGCGCGACCCGTACTTTCGCCACCTGTATCGCGCCAAACTCGATGGGTCGGCGGTGCAGCTCCTGACCCCCGAGGACGCGGACCATGACATCAGCGTTGCGCCTGGCGGGAAGTTCGTGGTGGATAACGTGGCCCGTCCCGACCAGCCGTCGGTGACGATCCTGCGCCGCATCGATGGCACGGTGGTCAAGCAGCTGCAAGCGGCCGACATCTCCCGCCTGGTGGCGGCGGGGTGGCGTCCCCCGCAGTCGTTCACCGCGCGGGCGCGCGACGGGGTGACCGAGCTGCGCGGGTTGCTCTGGCGCCCCCGGCACGTCGATTCGACGACACGCCATCCCATCATCGACTACATCTACCCGGGACCGCAGGTGGGGTCGGTCGGCTCGCGGCAGTTTGCCGGGCGCTCGGCCAGCAACGGGGCCGCGCTCTCCGAACTCGGCTTCTACGTCGTGCAGGTCGATGCCATGGGGACGCCCGGGCGTTCGAAGCCGTTCCACGACGCGTACTACGGCAACATGACCGACAACGGGATCCCCGACCAGGTGACGGCGATCAAGCAGCTCGCCGGCCGCATCCCGCAGATCGACCTCGACAAGGTTGGGATCTTCGGGCACTCGGGCGGGGGATTCTCGTCGACCGACGCCATCCTCACGTACCCGGATTTCTTCAAGGTGGCGGTGTCGAGCGCCGGGAATCACGACAACCGGAGCTACGACTTCACGTGGGGGGAGAAGTACCAGGGGTTGCTCAAGAAGTTGAGTGACAGCACCGACTCGTTCGATTCGCAATCCAACTGGCGAAAGGCGAAGAACCTGCAGGGGCGGCTGTTGCTGGCCTATGGAACGCTCGACGACAACGTGCATCCCGTGGCGACGCAGCTCGTCATTGACGAGTTGATCAAGGCCAACAAGGACTTCGACCTGTTGGTGATGCCCAACCGCAACCACGGTTTCGCGGGGGAGCCCTACATGGTGCGGCGGACGTGGGACTACTTCGTGCGGAACCTGATGGGAGCGGAGCCTCCGGCGGGGTTCGAGATCAAGCGTCCCACGCCGTAG
- a CDS encoding DPP IV N-terminal domain-containing protein, which translates to MRNRATKKDSVQLTTDGVAYNSYGTTMPRPSQLQRPQPQRPQLRWSPDSRKLAVMRQDERYVEHMHYISYTPQRPKHYSQPYALPGDSAVPYPRVHIVDVASKANVVAQLPVRPNNLSLGGSVRDSAWAENSQKVHLSWLMRGSKAAYLAEVDASTGATRIVARDTGKTYVEISNPQDPGSFYVTKDLKDAFWWSERDGWGHLYRFDGAGVANVAASDGDGGMSLAPEPKAQLTSGPWQVGQISYVDETAKQVYFTGRGRDGFLYYPKLYRTSYDGAGLTLLTPEDGHHVISFSPSGKYFVDTYSRVESAPVAVLRNATTGAIIRKLEEGDVSRLKGIGWRPAQVFSVKARDGVTDIYGLLYLPPNIDSTKKYPIISHIYPGPQVGSVGAWNFKNGGEPMALAELGFVVIQLDHLGTPLRSKVFHDNYYGNFGDNGLPDHITAIKQLGAKYSFIDTDKVGIFGHSGGGFASTDAMFRYPDFFKVAVSGAGNHDNRTYNIYWAEKYQGLMKKDTLRKTDNFETSANKTMAKNLKGKLLLMHGDMDDNVHPANTVQVIDELIKANKAFETVWAPNRNHGLNEPYFIRRRWDYFVQHLLGLTPPDNYEIKQPDDPWSRGQGGQGPAWDDFDDGFPYWKPFLISW; encoded by the coding sequence GTGCGAAACCGGGCCACCAAGAAGGACTCGGTACAGCTCACGACGGATGGCGTGGCGTACAACAGCTACGGCACGACCATGCCGCGACCCAGCCAGCTCCAGCGCCCGCAGCCGCAGCGCCCGCAACTCCGCTGGTCGCCTGATAGCAGGAAGCTCGCGGTGATGCGGCAGGACGAGCGCTACGTCGAGCACATGCACTACATCTCGTATACGCCGCAGCGCCCCAAGCACTACTCGCAGCCCTACGCGCTCCCCGGCGATTCGGCGGTGCCGTATCCGCGCGTGCACATCGTGGACGTGGCGAGCAAGGCCAACGTGGTCGCCCAGCTCCCCGTGCGTCCGAACAACCTCTCGCTCGGCGGCTCGGTCCGTGACTCGGCATGGGCCGAGAACTCGCAAAAGGTGCACCTCTCGTGGCTGATGCGCGGTTCCAAGGCTGCCTACCTCGCCGAAGTCGACGCGTCGACCGGGGCCACGCGCATCGTCGCCCGCGACACCGGCAAGACGTATGTGGAGATCTCGAATCCGCAGGATCCGGGGTCGTTCTATGTGACGAAGGACCTGAAGGACGCGTTCTGGTGGTCCGAGCGCGACGGTTGGGGACACCTGTACCGCTTTGACGGGGCCGGGGTCGCGAATGTCGCAGCGTCGGATGGCGACGGTGGCATGTCGCTCGCTCCCGAGCCCAAGGCGCAGCTCACGAGCGGTCCGTGGCAGGTGGGGCAGATCTCGTATGTCGATGAAACGGCGAAACAGGTCTATTTCACCGGGCGTGGTCGCGACGGCTTCCTCTACTATCCCAAGCTGTATCGCACCAGCTACGACGGCGCGGGGCTTACGCTCCTGACGCCCGAAGATGGGCACCACGTGATCAGCTTCAGCCCGAGCGGGAAGTACTTCGTCGACACGTACTCACGCGTCGAGAGCGCACCGGTGGCGGTGCTACGCAACGCGACAACCGGCGCGATCATTCGCAAGCTGGAGGAAGGGGACGTGTCGCGCCTGAAGGGGATCGGCTGGCGTCCGGCGCAGGTCTTCAGCGTCAAGGCGCGTGACGGTGTCACCGACATCTATGGCCTGCTGTACCTCCCGCCCAACATCGACTCGACGAAGAAGTACCCGATCATCTCGCACATCTACCCGGGGCCGCAGGTTGGCTCGGTTGGGGCGTGGAACTTCAAGAACGGCGGTGAGCCCATGGCGCTTGCCGAGTTGGGCTTCGTCGTGATCCAGCTCGATCACCTCGGCACGCCGCTCCGTTCCAAGGTCTTCCACGACAACTACTACGGCAACTTTGGTGACAACGGCCTCCCCGATCACATCACGGCCATCAAACAGTTAGGGGCGAAGTACTCGTTCATCGACACCGACAAGGTGGGGATCTTCGGCCACTCGGGCGGCGGTTTTGCCTCGACCGACGCGATGTTCCGCTATCCCGACTTCTTCAAGGTGGCGGTGAGCGGCGCCGGCAACCACGACAACCGCACGTACAACATCTACTGGGCCGAGAAGTACCAGGGGCTCATGAAGAAGGACACGCTGCGCAAGACCGACAACTTCGAGACGTCGGCCAACAAGACGATGGCGAAGAACCTGAAGGGGAAGTTGCTCCTGATGCACGGCGACATGGACGACAACGTGCACCCGGCCAACACCGTGCAGGTGATCGACGAGTTGATCAAGGCCAACAAGGCGTTCGAGACGGTGTGGGCGCCCAACCGGAACCACGGGCTCAACGAGCCGTACTTCATCCGCCGTCGCTGGGACTACTTCGTCCAGCACCTGCTGGGGCTCACCCCGCCCGACAACTACGAGATCAAGCAGCCGGACGATCCGTGGAGCCGCGGGCAGGGCGGGCAGGGACCGGCGTGGGATGACTTCGACGACGGATTCCCGTACTGGAAGCCGTTCCTGATCTCCTGGTAA
- a CDS encoding carboxypeptidase regulatory-like domain-containing protein, whose protein sequence is MNAADDNDLAAGRVRPSTPGAAHDACTRREFVRVLGVSVAVLAIGTEGCGGDGGGVIAPPTSLGMVEGIVTDVQGAPQGNFGTLILMYPNGQHVGQTVTPDASGKFKFTDMPAGDYQVRFQAAGQAIVPEPYQHPMKFTVQAGKATQLTVRIQRGTFAQNQVEIYCGDDFYQLQPDGAENGETVVKLGTIVCWYNVGLKIHTVTGGPWNDSGDLQKTQSYIWVATIPGLHAYQCKYNQPAMRATLRVVP, encoded by the coding sequence ATGAATGCAGCTGACGACAACGATCTGGCCGCGGGACGTGTGCGGCCGAGCACTCCCGGCGCGGCGCACGATGCGTGCACACGCCGGGAGTTCGTGCGCGTGCTGGGCGTATCCGTGGCCGTTCTCGCGATCGGCACCGAGGGATGCGGGGGCGACGGGGGCGGGGTGATCGCGCCGCCTACTTCGTTAGGCATGGTGGAAGGGATCGTCACCGACGTGCAGGGGGCGCCGCAGGGGAACTTCGGAACCCTCATCCTCATGTATCCCAACGGACAACATGTGGGACAGACGGTCACCCCCGATGCGAGCGGCAAGTTCAAGTTCACCGACATGCCGGCGGGTGACTATCAGGTGCGCTTTCAGGCGGCGGGACAGGCGATCGTCCCCGAGCCGTACCAGCATCCCATGAAGTTCACGGTGCAGGCGGGAAAGGCGACGCAGCTCACCGTGCGCATCCAGCGCGGCACCTTCGCCCAGAATCAGGTCGAGATCTACTGCGGCGATGACTTCTACCAGCTCCAGCCCGACGGCGCCGAGAACGGCGAGACGGTGGTGAAGCTGGGGACGATCGTCTGCTGGTACAACGTGGGGCTCAAGATCCACACGGTGACCGGCGGCCCGTGGAACGACTCCGGCGACCTGCAGAAGACGCAGTCGTACATCTGGGTGGCGACGATCCCTGGGTTGCACGCCTACCAGTGCAAGTACAATCAACCCGCGATGCGGGCGACCCTCCGCGTCGTCCCGTAG